atgagaatttcagaattaagagagagaaacgaaagtgaggttgaaaccctagatctaagcatacatagaattctctcttcttccccttgagaattcctctttgtaatcctttctccattgaagagtaatacaagctccaaccccccccccccccacctaTGGTAGATGTAGCTCATTGAAAAGTGAACCACCTTAAatctttgtgtgtgttttaatttgttCAATTATTTCTTCTCATTATTCCAACATTAAATTTGTCATACAAATCAACATTCAAGCCTAAAAGGTCCTTAATTCATAACAATGTTTGATACAACGTATTTCTTCATAAAAGAGAATGTGAGAAATATATTTCTGTTTGGTCCCCTGGTAGAATATGTAAGTTTCGCAACTGTTAGTAAAGTCTatgaacaattaattaatttactttTCTTAACTTTATAATATCGACAAATTTTCAAGAtgtttactccctctgtcccttaatactcgtaccgttttgactttttgcactatttacataattcactttgaccctactttatttatagtatataaaaataaatgttagtatataatatattgtttgcttcatttcaatatatattttcaaaaatattaatattttataagtttttataatatgtagttaaagatattggtggtcaaagttgtgcactGACAatcgtgtccagtcaaaacggtgcgagtattaagggacaaaggGAGTAAGTTATTAACTTTTACGGGAATATCAATTTTATATAATTATCTAATACTGAGTTTCAAAGACGAAAAATTctgtagtgtatttttagttccgACGCCATAAAATttgaatactccgtataattttataaattccATACTGAATTGCTTAGGGCTTGTTCGATATCTTTTTCTGTTTTCATTTTTCTATCTTTTacaaactaaaaaccaaaatataaaaactACAAAAAGTAGCTTTCAGTTTTTTTGTTgccagttttcaaaatcaacatgattacTATAAGTATAGTTACTTCTAGgttcatgattcaatctaaatcatatgacttacTAAACCAAAAAACCCAAAACTACAAACTCACAGTGATACCGAACGAGCCTTTAATTGTTCAACCAGTTCTCTCGTAAATttgttcaaaacccatcaatgTCTAATACGAGTGTAAAATACACGATCAAAAGACGAAAGGGAAGCGAGTACGGACCGACCATCGGAGACTGGGAATACAAATATGTTTAGTCAATGGTCTGAATACGGCTAGTATACAGTAGTTGTCCTAGAAGAATACCAAAACTGGTTAATTTCACTCTCTTTCGGTCATTCCCGAAACTCTCTCTCGCAAACCCGCACGTACTATTTTCCTTAACTTTTTTAGAGCCAACTACATTACTTTAAACTTTAACCATTTCAATCTCAAATTTCTTTATCATCtttctatctctctctctcctaaactAGCACCAGAGGTCAGCCATGGCTTCTTCTTCGGAcgaacaacaacagcaacaacaacaaccaagagatgaacagcaacaacaacaacaaaaacctGCTTCTTCTGAAACCATTTTTCATAAGACAAAGATTATCCAATTCTGCGGGCGTTCTACTCCTATTATTCTTCAACACGACAATGGCCCTTGCCCGCTCCTTGCTATCTGTATgtcctattttctctctctcctccatttctAGGGTTTCgctttcttcttttttgtttttttcatttttgtttgatttggttCTATCTGATTTACTCGGTTTCAATTGATTCCATTTCCGTTGGCGGTAACCTAAAACTTTTTCTTGATCTGAAATGCCTAATTCTTTGATTTCTTTATCTGCATTTTGAATTAATGAATTTACAATTGATTGAGTTCTGTATATTTAGGATCATTTCGTTGATTTTTCGTGATGAGAATATGAAATTCGACTGTTTATTGGTTTATGTTGATTACGTCTTAATTTGAATCGGCGATTTGCTGGTTATTGTGTAATAATTTAGATAAGTGTTTATTGAAGTGTTTGCAAATTGCAACTAGGATTGCGTAAATGTATTGCGTGAGAATGCGCGAGGGTGATGTTTGTATGAACCGGTAAAATTGGGGGTGTTCGGTTATTAGAGGTTTGAGAggaaaaaagttttttttggaGTGAATTAGAGGTTGACCTTTAGTAAAAGCTAATTGaaagtgtttggttaggagaggtttggAAGAGATTTTTGGGGTGAAAaaactaattttgaaaaagcttAATATATgagctttttgcaattagaggtttgagaaagtgtATGAAAATAGCTATTTTGCCCTACTATTGTAATTACTAATTACAACCGATAACAACCTTGGTATCCTACACTATTTTGTCtttaatggtcattttacatattaaactGTTAACAACTATcaactaatttaccaaacacttttacacaaacaactaatttaaccagctagtcaaaccagctaatACAAACAACTAACCGCTAACAtctagtcaaaccagctaacaACTCCTAACCAAACAGAGCCATTATCATAATGCGGAAATTATTGATGAAAATTGAAATTGGTGTTGACTTTCATGTTGGAATAGGAAAGACTGAGTTCTTTAATGAGTTTCTTGAACGTGAATTAGCTAAATCAATGTATTCTATTGAAACAATAGGTACTTGCTGGCATGTACAGAAAATTTCGGGAATATTTCCTAGTAGACATAACTGCCAGTGccaattttgtgaaaaaatatTCTAGTATTGTGACGTACATCACACAATTGAGAGAAATATAGGAATGTGATTTGCATTATTCTACTGAAATATGAACGAGGTCCTGATTTTTAGGTGTCCGGGTTTTATGTAGGTAATGTACTTCTGTTGAAGAATCAACTGAATTTGAGTGCTGATATAAGTGAAGTTTCACAGGAGAAGCTACTGTCATTAGTTGCCGAGAGATTACTTGATTCTAACAGCAATACCAATGTAAATATCTTATCCATTTGGTTTTCCAAAATGAACTTTGCCTTTAATGTTCTTTGGTGGTTATAACAAATTTGGTTGGGATGCAGGATAAAGATGCAGAGTATGTGGAAAACCAACAGCAAAATATTGCTGATGCAATAGACTTGCTTCCACAGCTTACAACTGGCATTGATGTAAATGTCAAATTCTGTAGGTCTGATCTTGGTTTCAAATTTATCCTGGTATAAATCCTTGGGTTTTCTTATATCTAGGTCCTGAGTCCTCATCATTAACTTGAGATAATTGCCCTGTATTTCACAGGATTGATGATTTTGAGTTTACTCCGGAGTGCGCAATATTTGATCTTCTGGATATCCCATTGTATCATGGTTGGTTAGTTGATCCTGAGGTATTCTTCTACCATTGTGGTTTTTGTCCGGATAAAGTCACCTTTCTTAAAAATGAAATACATTATGATTGGATTTCGAAACACACCCCACTTATTGGGAAGGTGGAAGGGGAATGGGAAGTAGTCTAATTAGACGAGTAGTTGAGGCCTTGTCGCCTTGACGTttgaacccccccccccccccggccTCTTTGTGCCGTTAGCCATGGAGGAGGGTTTTGGTTGACACCAGTGCTCTCTTTAGCTTTTATGCATGGCTGGTTGATTAAAGGTATACTTTTAGTTTATTGTCGGCAATGTCTTATATGTTGCTTCGTATGCGTCATGGTGCTTCATGAATCTGACTTATGATgaatttgttaatttatgatgccATTTGTTTCAATCTAGAGaaaggaaaaggaattataaagAGAATAAGGATGCAAGGTCATGTAATATATTAAATTATAAGGGTTTGCTTCTTTGAAACCTGCTTTTATTGGTTTTGGCGTTTTTCTCATGCATTATCAGTTTCATTTTCTATAAACTTATAGCAAGGGCCTTGGAGGTTGGCAGTTGGCACCCCCTCTGGCGCCTCTGTAACCCAAGGTATTTTGGGACATGGGGAATGGGTTTGTTGTAGTGCTCTACTTTAGCTTTTATGCATGGCTTGTTAGTCAAAGGTTGGTATGATTATGTCTTATTTGCTGCTTTCCATGCGCTGTGGGGCTTTGATGAATTGTCGTAATGATGAATGCATCAATCTAGGGAACCATTTGGTTTTTGGATGTAGCAGACTGTCCGGAACTCTGGATTAAAACAATCTAGGTCTTTTTGGACAATGAGAAACTATCTCAGATATGAGGTTAGGGTAGGGGGTGGTTGAGAACATTTTCTTACTGATCGATTATAATTGATTTGGTCTGTAGTCAAACCATCATCTGCTGACCAGTGAGAAGGGTAGTTTTCTGGACCCACAATTGTCATTTTGAGGAAGAGATAAGAGAAGCTAAATGGaggaattaataaaaataacttaAACACCGGTTAGAGGACCTTTCAGCTTACTGTTGTTAAAGTTACTTAAATTAATTTGTTCATTTACCTTTTCTAATCTCTTTCTCAAAATGTGTTCCACGGAGATACGGAGTATGATGCACGTAAataaaaacagaggaagtatattatTGTAACTTGTATAGTTGTATGTATACTTTTTGTGTAGATAAGGCAACGCTGCCACTTTTTGTCAAGCTGATCTGTTGATTGCATCCCTATGTCTTTTGTTTTTTGTATGAATTACTATCAATTATGTACTTTATGTTATTGATATTTTTGATCCATCGTTTAGATTGTTTGAaagctccccccccccccccccccccccccctttctcATTCACCTCAGCATAATTTTGTGCATATGTGTGCTAGGATTATGAGACTGCTAGAGCAATTGGTTCAAAATCTTATAACACTCTTATGGGGGACCTTGTTTCCTTGGAAGCACGGAAAATGGAGAATGTGGCCAAGGATAAATGCGATGAAGATTGCATTGATTTTGCTGCTGCGACTACTGCAACCTTGGGTGTTCCTTCACCTAGCCTTTCAAAGGCTAAATCTTTTGAAGAGTCTCCTCGTTCTGCGTCTGATCAACAAACATTTAGGATAGGAGACGCTGAGGAAGAGGAACTGCTGCAAAGAGTGTTGAAACTATCTGAGAATGATTTACTATCTGACGTAGAAACAACATCTGCAGGGGATGCACTTGTATCTTCTGATGATAATGCGCATATGTTGAATCCCACTCCTGTTAATTCTGTATTATCAGAGGGACATAGCAGCAGTGGACCATTAGATGTGGAGCCTTCTGTATCAGGTTGTGACGATGCGCATGGCCATTCTGACAGAATTGTTCCTTTATATGAAGAACAGGCTGTTTCTCTTACATTGACCGATGTTTCGGAAAAACATGGTGTCCAGTTGCCTCCTGTTCAACTCGGAGAGGTTTCCTTGTCAGATGATCTGGCAGAATGCAACCCTGACACACCTATTCTCAATGAAACTATTCCTTGCACTCTAGCGGAAGTTAAAGGAGATGATCAAGTCAGGAACTTGTCTGCTCCTTTAATTGGATCCACCGAAGGGTTGCATAAACAAAATGTAGAACAAAACCCTGGTCTTATTGCAGATCATGCTGATTCTGAGCTATCTAGTGACAGAATGCCCAACATTGAAGCAGTTGAATCCTTTACGTCGAGTCTTGAAGGCAGTGAACCTTTATATGAAGGGGAGGAGTGTATACTGGATCCAGGGAAAACAGTTTGTGGGGATCGAGAACCTGTCTATGAAGGTGAGGTGGTTTTGGCTGAACTGGCTGACAAAAGAGTTAAAGATGCCTGTGATACGAGTCCAAATGAAGAAATCACAACTAGACAGGGTATATGCAATTCTGAATTTAGCAAGTGTCTGATTTCCCCCCTTGCTTTGTGCTATAGGCTTTTTATCCTCCCACTTGTAATTATATATTCTTCCAATTTCAGGGGAACTTATCAACAACTTCTTGAATGGCAATGCTCAGCTTACTTTTCATGGGTATCATGCATGTCTTTGTTGTTTTATTTGTCCCACTTCGTTTGGTACTAAAATTACTCATTTCCTTACGCCAGCTTGTTTTGTTCTTTGTACAGCTTATTTAGATTGCAAGCGGGTCTCAATGAGCGTGAGCTTTGTGTCTTCTTTCGAAATAATCACTTCAGCACAAT
This Spinacia oleracea cultivar Varoflay chromosome 6, BTI_SOV_V1, whole genome shotgun sequence DNA region includes the following protein-coding sequences:
- the LOC110784349 gene encoding uncharacterized protein, with the protein product MASSSDEQQQQQQQPRDEQQQQQQKPASSETIFHKTKIIQFCGRSTPIILQHDNGPCPLLAICNVLLLKNQLNLSADISEVSQEKLLSLVAERLLDSNSNTNDKDAEYVENQQQNIADAIDLLPQLTTGIDVNVKFCRIDDFEFTPECAIFDLLDIPLYHGWLVDPEDYETARAIGSKSYNTLMGDLVSLEARKMENVAKDKCDEDCIDFAAATTATLGVPSPSLSKAKSFEESPRSASDQQTFRIGDAEEEELLQRVLKLSENDLLSDVETTSAGDALVSSDDNAHMLNPTPVNSVLSEGHSSSGPLDVEPSVSGCDDAHGHSDRIVPLYEEQAVSLTLTDVSEKHGVQLPPVQLGEVSLSDDLAECNPDTPILNETIPCTLAEVKGDDQVRNLSAPLIGSTEGLHKQNVEQNPGLIADHADSELSSDRMPNIEAVESFTSSLEGSEPLYEGEECILDPGKTVCGDREPVYEGEVVLAELADKRVKDACDTSPNEEITTRQGELINNFLNGNAQLTFHGLFRLQAGLNERELCVFFRNNHFSTMFKLDGELYLLATDQGYMNQPDLVWEKLNEVNGDNQFMTSNFKEFKLESSSNGTWDQQNAVSSTADYLATIDSSATDGSNMNSDLQLAIALQQQEFEQQQQQQQPRNPQQQASGIGSSRLITGPQVPRSSAKATSSTPKQDPKSKDKSNCKIM